A genomic window from Micromonospora violae includes:
- a CDS encoding sulfotransferase, producing MSQVRVLYLAGSGRSGSTLVTTVLGQLPGFFAAGELRYLWRRGILENRPCGCGSPVADCPLWARVRADLTDADPAGIAARLAERLRLRRLPALLRRHRRGLPPVAGHPDDTHLARLYAAIAEHALGGRSDGVIVDSSKLPPYGALLGGLPGIDLYVLHVVRDPRATAYSWRRRRPLDGRPDDQLMSRPPVGKAALLWLVWNTATVRLWGGRRAPGRYLRVRYEDFVADPAGATARIAGFVGASPAELPFPTPNTVRLTPTHSVAGNPSRHRTGLVDVVADTEWLTGLPTRAYAVVTGLTAVALSRFGYPLRRPPATSPAARFGADPVVSPSPATRQEG from the coding sequence GTGAGCCAGGTGCGGGTGCTCTACCTCGCCGGCAGTGGTCGCAGTGGCAGCACGCTGGTGACCACGGTTCTGGGGCAGTTGCCGGGCTTCTTCGCGGCGGGCGAGCTGCGGTACCTGTGGCGGCGCGGCATCCTGGAAAACCGACCCTGCGGCTGCGGGTCCCCGGTGGCCGACTGCCCGCTCTGGGCCCGTGTGCGCGCCGACCTGACCGACGCCGACCCGGCCGGGATCGCCGCCCGCCTGGCCGAGCGGCTGCGGCTGCGTCGGCTGCCCGCACTGCTGCGCCGCCACCGTCGAGGGCTGCCGCCGGTCGCCGGGCACCCCGACGACACCCACCTGGCCCGGCTCTACGCCGCGATCGCCGAACACGCCCTGGGCGGCCGGTCGGACGGTGTCATCGTCGACTCCTCCAAGCTGCCGCCGTACGGGGCCCTGCTCGGCGGCCTGCCCGGCATCGACCTGTACGTCCTGCACGTGGTGCGCGACCCGCGCGCGACCGCGTACTCCTGGCGTCGCCGACGCCCCCTCGACGGGCGCCCCGACGACCAGCTGATGAGCCGTCCGCCGGTCGGCAAGGCCGCGCTGCTCTGGCTGGTCTGGAACACCGCGACCGTACGACTGTGGGGCGGCCGCCGCGCGCCGGGCCGCTACCTGCGGGTGCGCTACGAGGACTTCGTGGCCGACCCGGCCGGCGCCACCGCCCGGATCGCCGGCTTCGTGGGCGCGAGCCCCGCCGAGCTGCCGTTCCCGACACCGAACACGGTGCGGCTCACCCCCACCCACTCGGTGGCCGGCAATCCGTCGCGGCACCGCACCGGGCTGGTCGACGTGGTCGCCGACACCGAGTGGCTGACCGGCCTGCCCACCCGCGCGTACGCCGTGGTGACCGGGCTGACCGCCGTCGCCCTGAGCCGATTCGGCTACCCGCTGCGCCGCCCGCCGGCCACCTCTCCCGCCGCCCGCTTCGGCGCGGACCCGGTCGTCTCCCCGTCACCCGCCACCCGGCAGGAAGGCTGA
- a CDS encoding sulfotransferase family protein, whose protein sequence is MAETGTRTAPIFLVGCQRSGTTMVRLVLDSHSRISCGPETRFLPDLRRIVGRDWERLARFGFPREDWLRRIRDFFGGVHADYAAARGKTRWADKTPLYAMSLDFVTEVFPDAQIVHLIRDGRDVVVSHRKRFGYWSAVKCVVKWPRYIRAARAVGATLPADRYYELRYEQAVSEPEKAMRALFEFLDEPWEDGILDYDSKQHDVAQKYTTEAERRRAAASVTAPIYGSRVGTYRRELDPFLRLLVWVFSGPTLRELGYR, encoded by the coding sequence GTGGCTGAGACCGGAACCCGGACCGCGCCGATCTTCCTGGTCGGCTGCCAACGGTCGGGCACCACGATGGTGCGTCTCGTCCTGGACTCGCACTCGCGCATCAGCTGCGGGCCGGAGACCCGGTTCCTGCCGGACCTGCGCCGCATCGTCGGCCGGGACTGGGAACGGCTGGCCCGCTTCGGCTTCCCGCGCGAGGACTGGTTGCGCCGGATCCGGGACTTCTTCGGCGGCGTGCACGCCGACTACGCCGCCGCGCGGGGCAAGACCCGGTGGGCCGACAAGACCCCGCTGTACGCGATGTCGCTCGACTTCGTCACCGAGGTCTTCCCGGACGCCCAGATCGTGCACCTCATCCGGGACGGCCGCGATGTGGTGGTCTCGCACCGCAAACGGTTCGGCTACTGGTCCGCGGTGAAGTGCGTGGTGAAGTGGCCGCGCTACATCCGCGCCGCGCGGGCGGTCGGCGCCACCCTGCCGGCGGACCGCTACTACGAGCTGCGGTACGAGCAGGCGGTCAGCGAGCCGGAGAAGGCGATGCGGGCCCTCTTCGAGTTCCTCGACGAACCGTGGGAGGACGGCATCCTCGACTACGACAGCAAGCAGCACGACGTCGCCCAGAAATACACCACCGAGGCGGAGCGACGTCGGGCGGCCGCCAGCGTCACCGCGCCGATCTACGGCTCCCGGGTGGGCACCTACCGCCGTGAGCTCGACCCGTTCCTCCGCCTGCTGGTCTGGGTCTTCTCCGGCCCGACCCTGCGCGAGCTGGGCTACCGGTGA
- a CDS encoding Wzz/FepE/Etk N-terminal domain-containing protein, with the protein MEIVDYLRVARRRLWVLVGVPVLATGAAAAIVLFAPQQFSGTAYVAAPALVGGAAGTQYTGTQAANQFVAAFGAAVTSPRVLADVAGDTGVAPERLRDGLAITQVGASSQLEVTYTAGDRGKVAPVLTATTTRALAFLFSSQVGIATGEVDAASADVTAATRAIGEWEKTNKVSQPDRIYQATLSELTSLRQQQLSMQAVGNGRGVDAAATAITAAQKKLDELGPKLPDYQALLAQRDAATNALSQAREGLQAARAQAQAADPKQVTSIGEVHEVSRMAELVRTALPVGGAGLLLGVLLVGVLELLSRGRAAARPAATTLAPSVPAQAVTAARP; encoded by the coding sequence GTGGAGATCGTCGACTACCTGCGGGTCGCCCGGCGGCGCCTCTGGGTACTCGTGGGAGTGCCGGTGCTCGCCACCGGCGCCGCAGCCGCCATCGTCCTGTTCGCGCCACAGCAGTTCAGCGGGACCGCGTACGTGGCGGCGCCGGCGCTGGTGGGCGGCGCGGCCGGAACGCAGTACACCGGTACGCAGGCGGCGAACCAGTTCGTCGCGGCGTTCGGCGCGGCGGTCACCTCACCCCGGGTCCTCGCCGACGTGGCCGGTGACACCGGGGTGGCACCGGAGCGGCTGCGGGACGGGCTGGCCATCACCCAGGTCGGCGCGAGCAGCCAGTTGGAGGTGACGTACACCGCCGGTGACCGGGGAAAGGTCGCCCCGGTGCTGACCGCGACCACCACCCGGGCGTTGGCCTTCCTCTTCTCCTCCCAGGTCGGCATCGCCACCGGCGAGGTCGATGCGGCCAGCGCCGACGTCACCGCGGCGACCAGGGCGATCGGCGAGTGGGAGAAGACGAACAAGGTCTCCCAGCCGGACCGGATCTACCAGGCGACGCTCAGCGAGCTGACCAGCCTGCGCCAGCAGCAGCTCTCCATGCAGGCGGTCGGCAACGGCCGCGGCGTGGACGCGGCGGCCACCGCGATCACCGCCGCCCAGAAGAAGCTCGACGAGCTGGGACCGAAGCTCCCCGACTACCAGGCCCTGCTCGCCCAGCGGGACGCGGCGACCAACGCCCTGTCCCAGGCGCGGGAGGGGTTGCAGGCGGCGCGGGCCCAGGCCCAGGCCGCCGACCCGAAGCAGGTGACCAGCATCGGCGAGGTGCACGAGGTGAGCCGGATGGCGGAGCTGGTGCGTACCGCCCTGCCGGTGGGCGGTGCGGGTCTGCTGCTCGGTGTGCTGCTGGTGGGCGTACTCGAACTGCTCTCCCGTGGTCGCGCCGCCGCCCGCCCGGCGGCGACCACCCTGGCCCCCTCTGTGCCGGCGCAGGCCGTGACCGCGGCACGGCCGTGA
- a CDS encoding sulfotransferase family protein, translating to MTGVARRQVTDRLRRGVRAARAWGRAARPGDPGPLPDFLVIGGQRCGTTSLYHHLAAHPRVRAASGKELQFFSVHHGRGVRWYRGHFPHLAPGERTFEASPYYLFHPSVPTRVAATLPQARFVALLRDPVQRAYSHYLHTRSYGVEPLSFADALDAEQERLARATRGGPDGPAAHRALRHYSYAARGRYAEQLRLWFAHVPRERIHVARTEDLQADPAGTYADILRFLDLPAFTPEAFTRHTRRVDPGVSELTPALRDRLGEHFAPHNARLAALLDWPDPWPG from the coding sequence GTGACCGGCGTCGCGAGGCGTCAGGTCACCGACCGGCTGCGTCGGGGGGTACGCGCGGCGCGGGCCTGGGGGCGCGCCGCGCGGCCGGGCGACCCCGGACCGTTGCCCGACTTCCTGGTGATCGGTGGGCAGCGCTGCGGCACCACCTCGCTGTACCACCACCTCGCCGCGCACCCCCGGGTACGGGCGGCGAGCGGCAAGGAGTTGCAGTTCTTCAGCGTCCACCACGGTCGGGGGGTGCGGTGGTACCGGGGGCACTTCCCGCACCTCGCCCCCGGCGAGCGGACGTTCGAGGCGAGCCCCTACTACCTGTTCCACCCGAGCGTGCCGACCCGCGTCGCGGCGACCCTGCCGCAGGCCCGCTTCGTCGCGCTGCTGCGGGACCCGGTGCAGCGGGCGTACTCGCACTACCTGCACACCCGCTCGTACGGCGTCGAGCCGCTCAGCTTCGCCGACGCCCTCGACGCGGAGCAGGAGCGGTTGGCGCGGGCGACGCGGGGCGGCCCGGACGGGCCCGCCGCGCACCGGGCGTTGCGTCACTACTCGTACGCGGCGCGGGGCCGCTACGCCGAGCAGCTGCGACTGTGGTTCGCCCACGTGCCCCGCGAGCGGATCCACGTGGCCCGCACCGAGGACCTCCAGGCCGACCCGGCCGGCACGTACGCCGACATCCTGCGCTTCCTCGACCTGCCGGCCTTCACCCCCGAGGCGTTCACCCGGCACACCCGTCGCGTCGACCCGGGTGTCTCCGAGCTGACCCCGGCCCTGCGGGACCGGCTGGGGGAGCACTTCGCGCCGCACAACGCCCGCCTGGCCGCCCTGCTCGACTGGCCCGACCCCTGGCCCGGTTAG
- a CDS encoding sulfotransferase: protein MAADDEASALAYTARRIGRHLRWARTEGIGRLIEEDRLNPVDRVRTALAKRRWRQRAGRSPGSAVPVYLVGLQRSGTNMLVRGLDAAPEVEVRNENDSTLFHRFQLRPDPVLTAVIQRSRHAYVLVKPLCESHRVDELLALPGLTPGRALWVWRDVDDRARSEVAKFGDANLRALRAIADGSIGRRWQGQRLDADTVELIRAHDPQRLDPHSGAALFWYVRNSLVFRLGLDQRGDVLLCRYDSLVADPAAQLRRLCAFLDFPYHARLHAHIAPRESHGATAHRQLPIDRRVRDRCDELTDRLDRAAADARPETTKAVDRG, encoded by the coding sequence GTGGCAGCCGACGACGAGGCCTCCGCGCTCGCGTACACCGCCCGCCGGATCGGGCGGCACCTGCGCTGGGCGCGTACCGAGGGGATCGGACGGCTCATCGAGGAGGACCGCCTCAACCCGGTCGACCGGGTCCGCACGGCACTGGCGAAGCGACGCTGGCGGCAGCGGGCCGGCCGGTCGCCCGGCTCGGCGGTGCCGGTCTACCTGGTCGGTCTGCAACGCTCCGGCACGAACATGCTGGTCCGCGGCTTGGACGCCGCCCCCGAGGTCGAGGTCCGCAACGAGAACGACAGCACCCTCTTCCACCGCTTCCAACTCCGCCCGGACCCGGTGCTGACCGCCGTCATCCAGCGCAGCCGCCACGCGTACGTCCTGGTCAAGCCGCTCTGCGAGAGTCACCGCGTGGACGAGTTGCTGGCCCTGCCAGGGCTGACACCCGGGCGCGCGCTCTGGGTCTGGCGCGACGTCGACGACCGGGCCCGCTCCGAGGTCGCCAAGTTCGGTGACGCCAACCTGCGGGCCCTGCGGGCGATCGCCGACGGCAGCATCGGCCGACGGTGGCAGGGGCAGCGGCTCGACGCCGACACCGTCGAGCTGATCCGGGCCCACGACCCGCAGCGGTTGGATCCCCACAGCGGCGCGGCGCTGTTCTGGTACGTCCGCAACTCGCTCGTCTTCCGCCTCGGCCTGGACCAGCGCGGCGACGTGCTGCTCTGCCGCTACGACAGCCTGGTCGCCGACCCTGCCGCGCAGCTGCGGCGGCTCTGCGCCTTCCTCGACTTCCCCTACCATGCCCGGCTGCACGCGCACATCGCCCCACGCGAGTCGCACGGCGCGACAGCCCACCGCCAGCTCCCGATCGACAGGCGCGTGCGGGACCGCTGCGACGAGCTGACCGACCGGCTCGACCGCGCCGCGGCCGACGCCCGACCCGAGACGACGAAGGCGGTCGACCGTGGCTGA
- a CDS encoding oligosaccharide flippase family protein: protein MTDRSPTAPEAGDQQVRGMARGGVLNLASAVFSQVALFLVMLLLARALGVPELGRYAQVYAVLSLLGLLSLSGFRAGLTRFVAVHLADDDSGALRGAIRLGVGISAVASSVIALGLAVGAPWLADALHDPQLTTGLRLVALCLPASTVCEAALAATRGWRTQRAYALIGQGYEPAARLVLTALALALGAGLTGAFWALVVASWSAAGFALVALARMVRRVPAAQPAYRPGELFRFSTVSWVSSLSSTGLIWVDALLLGFFDYGPDAIGVYHVATRLVTIAVFVLAPVNASFGPHLAHLYHQGRLDEVRRIYRVATGWVLRLSLPAFVALLVFPEQLLRLVGGPGLAGGAAVTVVLALGQLVNAATGPCGTLLNMSGRVSVNMLDNLAALLLNVLLNLWLIPAYGILGAAVAWAVSLAAVNIARVWQVRAQVHTVPVTAGMIKGLLAALVAMGVGFGVRALVDGGTAQLAVGLAAIVAAYLAGVLALGLSREDVMVLRSVTRRGGRRAADPTEPVGTAHTGVGS from the coding sequence GTGACCGACCGGTCGCCGACCGCACCGGAGGCCGGCGACCAGCAGGTACGCGGCATGGCCCGCGGCGGTGTGCTGAACCTCGCCAGCGCCGTGTTCAGCCAGGTGGCGCTCTTCCTGGTCATGCTGCTGCTGGCCCGGGCCCTGGGGGTACCGGAGCTCGGCCGGTACGCCCAGGTCTACGCCGTGCTGTCGCTGCTGGGGCTGCTCTCGCTCTCCGGGTTCCGGGCCGGGCTGACCCGGTTCGTGGCGGTGCATCTCGCCGACGACGATTCGGGCGCCCTGCGGGGCGCGATCCGGCTCGGAGTCGGCATCTCGGCCGTGGCGTCGTCGGTGATCGCCCTCGGTCTGGCGGTCGGCGCGCCGTGGCTCGCCGACGCCCTGCACGACCCGCAGCTCACCACCGGGCTACGGCTGGTGGCGCTGTGCCTGCCCGCCTCGACCGTCTGCGAGGCCGCGCTCGCGGCCACCCGGGGTTGGCGCACCCAGCGGGCCTACGCGCTCATCGGTCAGGGCTACGAGCCGGCCGCCCGGCTGGTGCTCACCGCGCTGGCGCTCGCCCTCGGGGCGGGCCTGACCGGCGCCTTCTGGGCGCTGGTGGTGGCGAGTTGGAGCGCGGCCGGGTTCGCCCTCGTGGCGCTCGCCCGGATGGTGCGCCGGGTGCCCGCCGCCCAACCCGCGTACCGGCCGGGCGAGCTGTTCCGGTTCTCCACCGTCAGCTGGGTCTCCTCCCTGTCGTCCACCGGGCTGATCTGGGTGGACGCGCTGCTGCTCGGTTTCTTCGACTACGGTCCCGACGCGATCGGCGTCTACCACGTGGCGACCCGGCTGGTCACCATCGCGGTGTTCGTGCTCGCGCCGGTCAACGCCTCGTTCGGTCCGCACCTGGCGCACCTCTACCACCAGGGCCGACTGGACGAGGTACGCCGGATCTACCGGGTGGCAACCGGTTGGGTGCTCCGGCTGTCGCTGCCGGCCTTCGTGGCGTTGCTGGTCTTCCCGGAGCAGTTGCTGCGCCTGGTCGGCGGGCCGGGTCTGGCCGGCGGCGCGGCCGTCACGGTGGTGCTGGCGCTCGGTCAGCTCGTCAACGCCGCGACCGGGCCCTGCGGGACGCTGCTGAACATGTCCGGCCGGGTCTCGGTCAACATGCTGGACAACCTCGCCGCTCTGCTGCTCAACGTCCTGCTCAACCTCTGGCTCATCCCGGCGTACGGCATTCTCGGCGCGGCGGTGGCCTGGGCGGTCTCGCTGGCGGCGGTGAACATCGCCCGGGTCTGGCAGGTACGCGCCCAGGTGCACACCGTGCCGGTGACGGCGGGCATGATCAAGGGCCTGCTCGCCGCGCTGGTCGCGATGGGCGTCGGGTTCGGTGTGCGCGCGCTGGTCGACGGCGGGACCGCCCAACTCGCGGTCGGTCTGGCCGCGATCGTGGCGGCGTACCTCGCCGGGGTGCTCGCCCTCGGGCTCAGTCGGGAGGACGTGATGGTGCTGCGCTCGGTGACCCGCCGAGGCGGTCGACGTGCCGCTGATCCCACGGAACCGGTCGGTACCGCCCACACCGGAGTCGGTTCGTGA
- a CDS encoding sulfotransferase family protein has translation MLSLVVGTGRCGSTLVQELLSRHPAVGFVSGLDDKLARLNPKGRFNGALYRRSAPRPPGMTSLRHSRRLLERGRFRVAPSEAYRLLDRQVLAGFSRPCRDLVAEDLTPYVARRLRTFFDERIARQGCQQLVQHITGWPRTGLLYAAYPDLRVINVVRDGRAVANSWLQMGWWDGWRGPDNWIYGPLPSDLREEWVESGRSFPVLAALGWKMLMEAFAQARLRHPDDQWLDVRYEDLVEQPREQVGRMLDFLGLSWSTAFEKGFSRYDFPAGRAAAYRDELSPAQLAAVERSLEKPLAEWGYPV, from the coding sequence ATGCTCTCACTGGTGGTGGGCACCGGTCGCTGCGGTTCGACCCTGGTCCAGGAGCTGCTCTCCCGGCATCCCGCGGTCGGCTTCGTCTCCGGCCTGGACGACAAACTCGCCCGGCTCAACCCCAAGGGCAGGTTCAACGGCGCGCTCTACCGGCGCTCGGCGCCGCGCCCGCCGGGAATGACGTCGCTGCGACACAGTCGACGGCTGCTGGAGCGGGGTCGGTTCCGGGTGGCGCCGTCGGAGGCGTACCGCCTGCTCGACCGGCAGGTGCTGGCCGGCTTCTCCCGACCGTGCCGGGACCTGGTGGCCGAGGACCTGACGCCGTACGTGGCCCGGCGGCTGCGGACCTTCTTCGACGAGCGGATCGCCCGGCAGGGCTGTCAGCAGTTGGTGCAGCACATCACCGGGTGGCCGCGGACCGGCCTGCTGTACGCCGCGTACCCGGATCTGCGGGTGATCAACGTGGTGCGCGACGGTCGGGCAGTGGCCAACTCGTGGCTCCAGATGGGCTGGTGGGACGGCTGGCGCGGGCCGGACAACTGGATCTACGGCCCGCTCCCGTCGGACCTGCGCGAGGAGTGGGTCGAGTCCGGCCGATCCTTCCCGGTGCTCGCCGCGTTGGGCTGGAAGATGCTGATGGAGGCCTTCGCGCAGGCGCGGCTGCGGCACCCGGACGACCAGTGGCTGGACGTGCGCTACGAGGACCTGGTCGAGCAGCCGCGCGAGCAGGTCGGCCGGATGCTCGACTTTCTCGGCCTGAGCTGGTCGACCGCCTTCGAGAAGGGCTTCTCCCGGTACGACTTCCCGGCGGGCCGGGCGGCGGCGTACCGGGACGAACTCAGCCCGGCGCAGCTCGCCGCGGTGGAACGGTCGTTGGAGAAGCCGCTGGCCGAGTGGGGTTACCCGGTCTAG
- a CDS encoding glycosyltransferase family 4 protein has protein sequence MRVLHVNKFLYRRGGAEGYLLDLADLQRAAGDTVGYFGMSHPENESPLPYAARFPSEVELEPAPSGVRARAVAVGRMLWSPTSRRGLAGVIDDFRPDVLHLHNIYHQLSPSVLAAARAAGVPCVLTMHDYKLACPSYQLLDRGRPCQACVTGGPLQAARRRCKDGSLSRSGLLAVESWLHRQLNAYDPVQLFVSPSGFLADVMRRAGVYPDRLRVVNHFVDLTGVEAKQTPGGGVVFAGRLAPEKGVDVLIGAATALPEGVGVDVAGDGPARPDLEALAARRAPGRVRFHGRLDKPRLHELIRSAAVVAVPSRWHENQPMAVLEAFACGVPVVTTDLGGLPELVESEVDGRIVAAESPTALADALRGILADPERAYRMGRAGRAKIAARFAPQRHLDQIRGLYAEAAEALPSRRRAGRAAAGGGAAR, from the coding sequence ATGCGCGTGCTGCATGTGAACAAGTTCCTCTACCGCCGTGGGGGTGCCGAGGGGTATCTGCTCGATCTCGCCGACCTGCAACGGGCTGCCGGTGACACGGTCGGCTACTTCGGCATGAGCCACCCGGAGAACGAGTCGCCGCTGCCGTACGCCGCGCGGTTCCCGTCCGAAGTGGAGCTGGAGCCGGCGCCGAGCGGGGTGCGCGCCCGCGCGGTGGCCGTCGGCCGGATGCTGTGGTCGCCGACGAGCCGCCGCGGGCTGGCCGGAGTGATCGACGACTTCCGGCCGGACGTGCTGCACCTGCACAACATCTACCACCAGCTGTCGCCGTCGGTGCTCGCCGCGGCCCGCGCGGCCGGTGTGCCGTGCGTGCTGACCATGCACGACTACAAGCTCGCCTGCCCGAGCTACCAGCTGCTGGACCGGGGCCGCCCCTGCCAGGCGTGCGTCACCGGTGGCCCGTTGCAGGCGGCCCGTCGCCGCTGCAAAGATGGATCTTTGTCGCGCAGTGGGCTGCTCGCGGTCGAGTCCTGGCTGCACCGGCAGCTCAACGCGTACGACCCGGTGCAGCTCTTCGTCAGCCCGAGCGGGTTCCTGGCCGACGTGATGCGCCGCGCGGGCGTCTACCCGGACCGGTTGCGGGTGGTCAACCACTTCGTCGACCTGACCGGCGTCGAGGCCAAGCAGACGCCCGGCGGCGGTGTCGTCTTCGCCGGCCGGCTGGCGCCGGAGAAGGGTGTCGACGTGTTGATCGGGGCGGCCACCGCGCTGCCGGAGGGGGTCGGTGTGGACGTCGCCGGAGACGGCCCGGCCCGCCCGGATCTGGAGGCGCTGGCCGCTCGCCGGGCGCCCGGCCGGGTCCGGTTCCACGGCCGTCTCGACAAGCCGCGCCTGCACGAGCTGATCCGGTCCGCGGCGGTGGTCGCCGTCCCGTCCCGGTGGCACGAGAACCAACCGATGGCGGTGCTGGAGGCGTTCGCCTGCGGCGTCCCGGTGGTCACCACCGACCTGGGTGGGCTCCCCGAGCTGGTCGAGTCCGAGGTGGATGGCCGTATCGTCGCCGCCGAGTCGCCCACCGCCCTCGCCGACGCGCTGCGCGGCATCCTGGCCGACCCCGAGCGGGCGTACCGGATGGGCCGGGCCGGCCGGGCGAAGATCGCCGCCCGGTTCGCTCCGCAGCGGCACCTGGACCAGATCCGTGGGCTGTACGCGGAGGCCGCCGAGGCGCTGCCGTCGCGGCGGCGGGCCGGTCGTGCCGCGGCCGGTGGGGGAGCGGCCCGGTGA